The Crassostrea angulata isolate pt1a10 chromosome 1, ASM2561291v2, whole genome shotgun sequence nucleotide sequence GTGATGACATACTAACATTTCTATCGGAATTTGAGGCTATCGGGGAGCAAGCTGAATGGAATGAGAAACAAAAAGTCTTACAATTAAGAACTCTTTTAACAGGTGAGACTCGTCAAATTTCATCCCAGTCATCATCTACATTCGGTGATTTAAGAAAGGCACTTGTTGATCGATATGGAAAACGCCCACATGAGTACTTTAATGAACTCGTAAACGTAAAACGTGAAGGAAATGAAACGTACAGAGGGTTGTTTTCAAGAATAGATAAGTACCTACGGAGATCCATTGAGGACAAGGATCCAATAGAAATTTTGCGAGAAGAATTTTTTCTAAAAGCATTACCGCCAGCACAAGCACAATGGGTAAGAAGAAACAAGGGATCATCTACTGTCGTGGAAGCTGCCGAGGACTACATACCGCCAAAAGGACCAAGGGAAGTTGGACCATCCCAGGGGTTTACCGGGAATGGCAAAGGATCTGGACCATCTCAGGGATTTACTGGGAATGGCAAAGGATCGGGACCAGGAAATGGTCAAAACCATGGAAATCACAGGAAGGATGTgatatgttttaaatgcaatggCAAAGGGCATTTTGCTAATAAATGTCCTAAAATTTCATTAGTgtctaaaataattaaacatgaatGTGATGGATTAATCTACATTCCAGGACACGTGAATGACAGGGAAGTTTCCTTTGTAAAGGATACGGGAGCGTCAATGACTTTAATCAAGGAGGACCTGGTAGATTCCTCATGCATTTTGGAGGGACAGAAGACCACACTGTACACAGCCATTGGGCAGCCATTTGAGGCCAAAATTGGGATAGTGAAACTCGACACTCCGTACTTCAAAGGACATGCACAGGTTGGTCTTGTTCCTTCTCTGGTAGCAGATGCGCTACTAGGAAATGATGTCATTAGCAGGAAGAATGTTAATGTTGTGACGAGAGCACAAGTGCGTCAAGAAACAAATGAAGAAGTATTGTTTGACCGAAAAATGAATGAATCTGATGTAAAACCAAAAGAGATTGAAGCAATTAAGGACAGTGAAACAACAGAGACTGTAAACATTGAGAACCTACATGGAATCAATGCAGAAAAACTTGCAGAACTTCAGAGGAATGACCCAAAGTTAAAATCATGTCGGGATAAGGCTGTATCGACAGAAACAGCCTGCACAATACCACTCGCATTTTATTGGGAAAATGGAATCTTAAAACGAAAATGGACATCGGCAAACCAACAAAAGCAGGGATATCAAATTGTCCTACCAAAAACTCTCCGACAATCGATCATAAAACTTGCACACAACCAACCACTTGCAGGACACCTTGGAACAGAGAAAACAAAAGAACGCATTTTGAAATCTTTCTATTGGCCAGGGATGTTCCATGAAATCAGCGATTACTGTTCTTCATGTGACGTATGTCAGAAAGTGGCAAAAAGAACCAATGTGAAAGTCCCAATGATCAACACGCCAATTATATCTActccatttttcaaaatatcaatggaTATCGTAGGCCCTTTGgctaaaacaaagaaaggaaACAGATTCATTCTCACCATTGTTGATGACGCAACGCGTTACCCAGAAGCATTCGCATTGAAAAGCTGTGATGCTGAGAGTGTGGCAAACGCTCTCATTGAACTCTTTAGCCGGGTAGGCATTCCGAAAGTTATCTTGACTGATCAAGGAACTAACTTTACGAGTAAACTCATCAAGGAGTTATTCACATTGTTGAAAGTGAAGGGAGTGACAACTTCACCATATCATCCTCAAGCGAATGGAAAAACTGAACGTTTCAATGGGACATTGAAATCGATATTAAAGAAGCTTTGCACAACTGAGGAGCTAGAGTGGGATACTCTACTCCCATATGCATTGTTCGCGTACCGTGAAGTCCCTCATCAGGAGACGGGATTCTCACCATTTGACCTACTTTACGGGTGGCCAATCAGAGGACCAACGGAAGTAATAAAAGAATTTATGGCAGGAGAAGAGGAAATCCAAATGTCAACCATCGAGCATATAATCAAGATTCGACAAAGGTTACAGGATGTTACGTCAGTGGTAAAAGAAAATCTGACAAAAAGGAAGGAATTCGTTAAAAAATGGTATGACAAAACAGCGTCAAGGCGAGAATTCCAACCTGGAGATGAAGTTCTCATCCTGTTACCATCAGAATCATCACGAATGGAGGCTCAGTGGAAAGGACCCTACCGTGTGACAGAACGCATCAATGATGTCAATTACAAAGTCAATGTAGGAGGACGACGCGGAGTGGCAGTGTACCATATAAACCTTTTGAGAGAGTACAAAAGATCCATACTCTTTGTTGCTGAGAAAACAGAAGACACTGATGGACTAGAAGAAGCGACTCCATGCACTGAAAACAACGAAACCATAAGCGATTTGAATTTTGGCGAAAATTTAGACCATTGTCAAAAACAGGAAGTCCGcaaaatattcatgaaatatgaaaatgttttcaCAAACAAACCTGGTCATTGTACCCTGACGGAACATAGCATCAGAACAACAACAGAAACACCAATATTTCAAAGACCGTATAGAATTCCTGAAGCAAAACAAGCAGCCGTGAAGGACGCAATTGAAGAAATGTTGAAGCAGAGACAAATTCAACCATCAAATAGCCCTTGGAGTTCGCCAGTTGTCCTTGTAAACAAACCAGATGGAACTATCAGAATCTGCATTGACTACCgaaaactcaatgaaataacaGTGTCAGATGCATACCCAGTCCCAAGAATCAGCGACATCCTGGAAAAAGTTGGAAATGCCAAATTTCTAAGTCATTTCGATCTGACCAAGGGATACTGGCAAGTTCCGTTGTCAGAAGATTCCAGAGAAAAATCAGCCTTTGTGACCCCATATGGACTTTACGAATTTTTAGGTATGCCATTTGGAATGAAAACCTCACCTGCAACATTCATACGCCTAATGGACAAGGTGTTACATGACGAGAAAAATGTTGttacatattttgatgatatAGTGATTTTCTCAGATTCCTGGGAATCTCACCTTGAGGATATCGAGAATGTTGTCAAGAAATTGCAGGAAGCTAACTTGACCGTTCGCCCTTCAAAGTGTAAGATAGGAGCTACACAATTGAAATGTCTGGGACACATTGTCGGGAATGGAAGCGTTACACCAGATCCATCTAAAGTACAGGCGATTCAGGACTTTCCTCTTCCGGTGACGAAGAAAAACCTGAAGTCGTTCTTGGGATTGACGGGCTACTACCGTGCATACATAGCGAAATACGCCGAAATTTCCGTATTGCTAACCAACATGCTGAAGAAATCTGAACCgacaaaattaaagtggaaCTCGGAACAAGTGACGGCATTCAAACTCTTGAAGGAGGCCTTGATGACAGCACCAGTCCTAATAACACCAAAATTTGAAAACCCGTTTATTGTCCAAACTGATGCAAGT carries:
- the LOC128193146 gene encoding uncharacterized protein LOC128193146, coding for MSDTEVDDTGRPRRATTQKLIEFTEDERVEDQPQLCRQPKNPPLKKKTTKKDQNLEIELEREKIALEREKLKIEMERLALEREKIQLQKQENEPSAKAVPFKIKLQPFDPKCDDILTFLSEFEAIGEQAEWNEKQKVLQLRTLLTGETRQISSQSSSTFGDLRKALVDRYGKRPHEYFNELVNVKREGNETYRGLFSRIDKYLRRSIEDKDPIEILREEFFLKALPPAQAQWVRRNKGSSTVVEAAEDYIPPKGPREVGPSQGFTGNGKGSGPSQGFTGNGKGSGPGNGQNHGNHRKDVICFKCNGKGHFANKCPKISLVSKIIKHECDGLIYIPGHVNDREVSFVKDTGASMTLIKEDLVDSSCILEGQKTTLYTAIGQPFEAKIGIVKLDTPYFKGHAQVGLVPSLVADALLGNDVISRKNVNVVTRAQVRQETNEEVLFDRKMNESDVKPKEIEAIKDSETTETVNIENLHGINAEKLAELQRNDPKLKSCRDKAVSTETACTIPLAFYWENGILKRKWTSANQQKQGYQIVLPKTLRQSIIKLAHNQPLAGHLGTEKTKERILKSFYWPGMFHEISDYCSSCDVCQKVAKRTNVKVPMINTPIISTPFFKISMDIVGPLAKTKKGNRFILTIVDDATRYPEAFALKSCDAESVANALIELFSRVGIPKVILTDQGTNFTSKLIKELFTLLKVKGVTTSPYHPQANGKTERFNGTLKSILKKLCTTEELEWDTLLPYALFAYREVPHQETGFSPFDLLYGWPIRGPTEVIKEFMAGEEEIQMSTIEHIIKIRQRLQDVTSVVKENLTKRKEFVKKWYDKTASRREFQPGDEVLILLPSESSRMEAQWKGPYRVTERINDVNYKVNVGGRRGVAVYHINLLREYKRSILFVAEKTEDTDGLEEATPCTENNETISDLNFGENLDHCQKQEVRKIFMKYENVFTNKPGHCTLTEHSIRTTTETPIFQRPYRIPEAKQAAVKDAIEEMLKQRQIQPSNSPWSSPVVLVNKPDGTIRICIDYRKLNEITVSDAYPVPRISDILEKVGNAKFLSHFDLTKGYWQVPLSEDSREKSAFVTPYGLYEFLGMPFGMKTSPATFIRLMDKVLHDEKNVVTYFDDIVIFSDSWESHLEDIENVVKKLQEANLTVRPSKCKIGATQLKCLGHIVGNGSVTPDPSKVQAIQDFPLPVTKKNLKSFLGLTGYYRAYIAKYAEISVLLTNMLKKSEPTKLKWNSEQVTAFKLLKEALMTAPVLITPKFENPFIVQTDASQYAIGAVLSQEMIDGDHPVSYISRKLLPREQNYSTIEKELLAIVWAIGSFSYYLDGRKFFVETDHNPLSWLHRMKDRNQRLLRWALSLQPFDFEVRYRRGSKNQNADSLSRI